In one Suricata suricatta isolate VVHF042 chromosome 9, meerkat_22Aug2017_6uvM2_HiC, whole genome shotgun sequence genomic region, the following are encoded:
- the KLHL25 gene encoding kelch-like protein 25 isoform X2 encodes MSVSVHETRKSRSSTGSMNITLFHKASHPDCVLAHLNTLRKHCMFTDVTLWAGDRAFPCHRAVLAASSRYFEAMFSHGLRESRDDTVNFQDNLHPEVLELLLDFAYSSRIVINEENAESLLEAGDMLQFHDVRDAAAEFLEKNLFPSNCLGMMLLSDAHQCRRLYEFSWRMCLVHFETVRQSDDFNSLSKDTLLDLVSSDELETEDERVVFEAILQWVKHDPERRKAHLPELLRSVRLALLPADCLKEAVSGEALLMADERTRLIVDEALRCKTKILQNDGVVTSLCARPRKAGHTLLILGGQTFMCDKIYQVDHKAKEIIPKADLPSPRKEFSASAIGCKVYVTGGRGSENGVSKDVWVYDTVHEEWSKAAPMLIARFGHGSAELENCLYVVGGHTSLAGVFPASPSVSLKQVEKYDPGANKWTMVAPLRDGVSNAAVVSAKLKLFVFGGTSIHRDMVSKVQCYDPSENRWAIKAECPQPWRYTAAAVLGSQIFIMGGDTEFTAASAYRFDCETNQWTRIGDMTAKRMSCHALASGNKLYVVGGYFGTQRCKTLDCYDPTSDTWNCITTVPYSLIPTAFVSTWKHLPS; translated from the coding sequence ATGTCGGTCAGCGTCCATGAGACGCGGAAGTCACGGAGCAGCACGGGGTCCATGAATATCACCCTCTTCCACAAAGCCTCCCACCCCGACTGTGTGCTGGCCCACCTCAACACCCTGCGCAAGCACTGCATGTTCACGGACGTCACGCTGTGGGCGGGCGACCGCGCCTTCCCCTGCCACCGCGCCGTGCTGGCTGCCTCCAGCCGCTACTTCGAGGCCATGTTCAGCCACGGGCTGCGGGAGAGCCGGGATGACACGGTCAACTTCCAGGACAACCTGCACCCCGAGGTGCTAGAGCTGCTGCTGGACTTCGCCTACTCGTCCCGCATTGTCATCAACGAGGAGAACGCCGAGTCGCTGCTGGAGGCCGGCGACATGCTGCAGTTCCACGACGTGCGCGACGCGGCCGCCGAGTTCCTGGAGAAGAACCTCTTCCCCTCCAACTGCCTGGGCATGATGCTGCTGTCGGACGCGCACCAGTGCCGCCGGCTCTACGAGTTCTCCTGGCGCATGTGCCTGGTGCACTTCGAGACGGTGCGGCAGAGCGACGACTTCAACAGCCTGTCCAAGGACACCCTGCTGGACCTGGTCTCCAGCGACGAGCTGGAGACGGAGGACGAGCGCGTGGTCTTCGAGGCCATCCTGCAGTGGGTGAAGCACGACCCCGAGCGGCGCAAGGCGCACCTGCCGGAGCTCCTCCGGAGCGTGAGGCTGGCCCTGCTGCCGGCCGACTGCCTGAAGGAGGCGGTCTCCGGCGAGGCGCTCCTCATGGCCGACGAGCGCACCAGGCTCATCGTGGACGAGGCGCTCCGCTGCAAGACCAAGATCCTGCAGAATGACGGGGTGGTCACCAGCCTCTGCGCCCGGCCGCGCAAGGCGGGCCACACGCTGCTGATCCTGGGGGGCCAGACCTTCATGTGCGACAAGATCTACCAGGTGGACCACAAGGCCAAGGAGATCATCCCCAAGGCGGACCTACCCAGCCCCCGGAAGGAGTTCAGTGCCTCGGCCATCGGCTGCAAGGTCTACGTGACCGGGGGCCGGGGCTCCGAGAACGGGGTCTCCAAGGATGTGTGGGTGTATGACACCGTCCACGAGGAGTGGTCCAAGGCGGCGCCCATGCTGATCGCCCGCTTTGGCCACGGCTCTGCTGAGCTGGAGAACTGCCTCTACGTGGTCGGCGGACACACGTCCCTGGCAGGCGTCTTCCCGGCCTCCCCGTCTGTCTCCCTGAAGCAGGTGGAGAAGTATGACCCCGGGGCTAACAAGTGGACCATGGTGGCCCCGTTGAGGGACGGTGTCAGCAATGCCGCGGTGGTGAGCGCCAAACTGAAGCTGTTCGTTTTTGGGGGGACCAGCATCCACCGAGACATGGTGTCCAAAGTCCAGTGCTACGACCCCTCGGAGAACCGCTGGGCCATCAAGGCTGAGTGCCCCCAGCCTTGGCGGTACACGGCAGCCGCCGTGCTGGGCAGCCAGATCTTTATCATGGGAGGTGACACCGAGTTCACAGCTGCCTCCGCCTACCGCTTCGACTGCGAGACCAACCAGTGGACGCGGATCGGGGACATGACGGCCAAACGCATGTCCTGCCACGCCCTGGCCTCGGGCAACAAGCTCTACGTGGTGGGAGGCTACTTCGGGACCCAGAGGTGCAAGACCCTGGACTGCTATGACCCCACGTCGGACACGTGGAACTGCATCACCACTGTGCCCTACTCGCTCATCCCCACTGCCTTCGTCAGCACGTGGAAGCACCTGCCTTCATGA
- the KLHL25 gene encoding kelch-like protein 25 isoform X1: MSVHVWEGVCEQDLGKRATGAGTQIWGRLSMSVSVHETRKSRSSTGSMNITLFHKASHPDCVLAHLNTLRKHCMFTDVTLWAGDRAFPCHRAVLAASSRYFEAMFSHGLRESRDDTVNFQDNLHPEVLELLLDFAYSSRIVINEENAESLLEAGDMLQFHDVRDAAAEFLEKNLFPSNCLGMMLLSDAHQCRRLYEFSWRMCLVHFETVRQSDDFNSLSKDTLLDLVSSDELETEDERVVFEAILQWVKHDPERRKAHLPELLRSVRLALLPADCLKEAVSGEALLMADERTRLIVDEALRCKTKILQNDGVVTSLCARPRKAGHTLLILGGQTFMCDKIYQVDHKAKEIIPKADLPSPRKEFSASAIGCKVYVTGGRGSENGVSKDVWVYDTVHEEWSKAAPMLIARFGHGSAELENCLYVVGGHTSLAGVFPASPSVSLKQVEKYDPGANKWTMVAPLRDGVSNAAVVSAKLKLFVFGGTSIHRDMVSKVQCYDPSENRWAIKAECPQPWRYTAAAVLGSQIFIMGGDTEFTAASAYRFDCETNQWTRIGDMTAKRMSCHALASGNKLYVVGGYFGTQRCKTLDCYDPTSDTWNCITTVPYSLIPTAFVSTWKHLPS, from the exons ATGAGCGTCCACGTTTGGGAAGGTGTCTGTGAGCAAGACCTGGGGAAGCGTGCCacgggggctggaactcagatcTGGG GTCGGCTCAGCATGTCGGTCAGCGTCCATGAGACGCGGAAGTCACGGAGCAGCACGGGGTCCATGAATATCACCCTCTTCCACAAAGCCTCCCACCCCGACTGTGTGCTGGCCCACCTCAACACCCTGCGCAAGCACTGCATGTTCACGGACGTCACGCTGTGGGCGGGCGACCGCGCCTTCCCCTGCCACCGCGCCGTGCTGGCTGCCTCCAGCCGCTACTTCGAGGCCATGTTCAGCCACGGGCTGCGGGAGAGCCGGGATGACACGGTCAACTTCCAGGACAACCTGCACCCCGAGGTGCTAGAGCTGCTGCTGGACTTCGCCTACTCGTCCCGCATTGTCATCAACGAGGAGAACGCCGAGTCGCTGCTGGAGGCCGGCGACATGCTGCAGTTCCACGACGTGCGCGACGCGGCCGCCGAGTTCCTGGAGAAGAACCTCTTCCCCTCCAACTGCCTGGGCATGATGCTGCTGTCGGACGCGCACCAGTGCCGCCGGCTCTACGAGTTCTCCTGGCGCATGTGCCTGGTGCACTTCGAGACGGTGCGGCAGAGCGACGACTTCAACAGCCTGTCCAAGGACACCCTGCTGGACCTGGTCTCCAGCGACGAGCTGGAGACGGAGGACGAGCGCGTGGTCTTCGAGGCCATCCTGCAGTGGGTGAAGCACGACCCCGAGCGGCGCAAGGCGCACCTGCCGGAGCTCCTCCGGAGCGTGAGGCTGGCCCTGCTGCCGGCCGACTGCCTGAAGGAGGCGGTCTCCGGCGAGGCGCTCCTCATGGCCGACGAGCGCACCAGGCTCATCGTGGACGAGGCGCTCCGCTGCAAGACCAAGATCCTGCAGAATGACGGGGTGGTCACCAGCCTCTGCGCCCGGCCGCGCAAGGCGGGCCACACGCTGCTGATCCTGGGGGGCCAGACCTTCATGTGCGACAAGATCTACCAGGTGGACCACAAGGCCAAGGAGATCATCCCCAAGGCGGACCTACCCAGCCCCCGGAAGGAGTTCAGTGCCTCGGCCATCGGCTGCAAGGTCTACGTGACCGGGGGCCGGGGCTCCGAGAACGGGGTCTCCAAGGATGTGTGGGTGTATGACACCGTCCACGAGGAGTGGTCCAAGGCGGCGCCCATGCTGATCGCCCGCTTTGGCCACGGCTCTGCTGAGCTGGAGAACTGCCTCTACGTGGTCGGCGGACACACGTCCCTGGCAGGCGTCTTCCCGGCCTCCCCGTCTGTCTCCCTGAAGCAGGTGGAGAAGTATGACCCCGGGGCTAACAAGTGGACCATGGTGGCCCCGTTGAGGGACGGTGTCAGCAATGCCGCGGTGGTGAGCGCCAAACTGAAGCTGTTCGTTTTTGGGGGGACCAGCATCCACCGAGACATGGTGTCCAAAGTCCAGTGCTACGACCCCTCGGAGAACCGCTGGGCCATCAAGGCTGAGTGCCCCCAGCCTTGGCGGTACACGGCAGCCGCCGTGCTGGGCAGCCAGATCTTTATCATGGGAGGTGACACCGAGTTCACAGCTGCCTCCGCCTACCGCTTCGACTGCGAGACCAACCAGTGGACGCGGATCGGGGACATGACGGCCAAACGCATGTCCTGCCACGCCCTGGCCTCGGGCAACAAGCTCTACGTGGTGGGAGGCTACTTCGGGACCCAGAGGTGCAAGACCCTGGACTGCTATGACCCCACGTCGGACACGTGGAACTGCATCACCACTGTGCCCTACTCGCTCATCCCCACTGCCTTCGTCAGCACGTGGAAGCACCTGCCTTCATGA